One window of Novosphingobium sp. 9U genomic DNA carries:
- the secG gene encoding preprotein translocase subunit SecG, giving the protein MFTFLTVVQALIAAALVGVILMQQSEGGGLGTGGGNPSGLMSARGAANFLTRATAVLATLFVVLSIILAALAVDVTTGRQLDTSLQRNAPVHAPADPLAGTTNPGAAPAPVERAPASPVPANDPLAGSAAK; this is encoded by the coding sequence ATGTTTACGTTCCTGACCGTTGTCCAGGCGCTGATCGCCGCCGCCTTGGTGGGCGTGATCCTCATGCAGCAGTCGGAAGGCGGTGGCCTCGGCACTGGCGGCGGCAACCCTTCGGGGCTGATGTCGGCACGCGGCGCGGCCAATTTCCTGACGCGCGCCACGGCCGTGCTGGCGACGCTGTTTGTCGTGCTCAGCATCATCCTGGCCGCGCTGGCGGTGGACGTGACGACCGGGCGCCAGCTCGATACCTCCTTGCAGCGCAATGCGCCCGTGCATGCGCCGGCCGATCCGCTCGCCGGCACTACCAACCCGGGCGCGGCGCCCGCGCCGGTCGAGCGGGCGCCGGCCAGCCCGGTCCCGGCTAACGACCCGCTGGCAGGTTCGGCCGCGAAGTAA
- the tpiA gene encoding triose-phosphate isomerase, which produces MASLPYIVGNWKMNGTRAILSEARAIDRGAARLPKVQVAVAPPATLIHRTREAVELIGVGGQDCHVKDSGAFTGDISAAMLKDAGADFTIVGHSERRTLHGEDDATVRAKGEAALAAGLAVILCVGEIEAERDAGNAESVVGAQLDGSCPQVDGAVDKLTVAYEPVWAIGTGRVPSVEDVAAMHKAIRGKLVAIYGEAGAAVRILYGGSVKADNAGELLSIPDVGGALVGGASLTAESFLAIVGAAAALEES; this is translated from the coding sequence ATGGCAAGTCTGCCTTACATCGTCGGCAATTGGAAAATGAACGGCACGCGCGCGATCCTCAGCGAGGCGCGGGCAATCGATCGGGGCGCGGCGCGCCTGCCCAAGGTGCAGGTCGCAGTGGCGCCGCCGGCCACGCTGATCCACCGCACGCGCGAGGCGGTGGAGCTGATCGGCGTTGGCGGGCAGGACTGCCACGTCAAGGATAGCGGCGCCTTCACCGGCGATATCTCCGCCGCCATGCTGAAGGATGCGGGCGCGGACTTCACGATCGTCGGGCACTCCGAACGGCGCACGCTGCATGGGGAAGACGATGCGACCGTGCGTGCCAAGGGCGAGGCAGCGCTTGCGGCCGGGCTGGCAGTAATCCTGTGCGTTGGCGAGATCGAGGCAGAGCGCGACGCCGGCAATGCCGAGAGCGTGGTCGGCGCGCAGCTGGACGGATCGTGCCCGCAGGTCGACGGCGCGGTGGATAAGCTGACGGTCGCTTATGAACCTGTCTGGGCCATCGGCACCGGCCGGGTTCCGTCAGTCGAAGACGTCGCTGCCATGCACAAGGCCATCCGCGGCAAGCTGGTCGCGATCTACGGCGAGGCCGGCGCGGCCGTGCGCATCCTCTACGGGGGCTCGGTCAAGGCGGACAACGCGGGCGAACTGCTGTCGATCCCCGACGTCGGCGGCGCCTTGGTTGGCGGCGCGAGCCTGACCGCCGAAAGCTTCCTGGCGATCGTCGGCGCAGCTGCTGCGCTGGAAGAGTCCTGA
- the trpC gene encoding indole-3-glycerol phosphate synthase TrpC: protein MSDKLSEICATKREEVTQRQGYATIADLDARATEQTAPRGFRRALEAKAGSGFALIAEIKKASPSKGLIRDDFRPAEHALAYQHGGAACLSVLTDAPYFQGHEDYLMDARAACDLPVLRKDFMIDPWQVAEARSIGADAILIIVAALDDTQMVEIEAAAIERGMDVLVEVHNENEMDRANGLKSRLIGVNNRDLKRFATDVATTERLAPLAPQGTLLVSESGINSHADLQRLATCGARTFLVGESLMRQPDIEAATRTLLFG, encoded by the coding sequence ATGTCCGACAAGCTTTCCGAAATCTGCGCCACCAAGCGCGAGGAAGTCACGCAGCGGCAAGGTTATGCGACGATCGCCGACCTCGACGCGCGCGCGACCGAGCAGACCGCACCGCGCGGCTTTCGCCGGGCACTTGAGGCCAAGGCCGGTTCAGGCTTCGCTCTGATTGCAGAGATCAAGAAAGCTTCGCCGTCCAAAGGCTTGATCCGCGACGATTTTCGTCCTGCAGAGCACGCGCTCGCCTACCAGCACGGCGGTGCAGCCTGCCTTTCGGTCCTGACCGACGCTCCGTACTTCCAGGGCCATGAAGACTACCTGATGGACGCGCGCGCAGCCTGCGATCTGCCGGTCTTGCGCAAGGACTTCATGATCGATCCCTGGCAGGTCGCCGAGGCTCGATCCATCGGGGCCGACGCGATCCTGATCATCGTCGCGGCGCTCGACGACACGCAAATGGTGGAGATCGAAGCGGCAGCGATCGAGCGTGGCATGGACGTCCTCGTCGAAGTTCACAATGAGAATGAGATGGACCGTGCTAACGGTTTGAAATCGCGCCTCATCGGCGTCAACAATCGCGATCTCAAGCGCTTCGCCACCGATGTCGCCACCACCGAGCGCCTCGCCCCACTCGCGCCCCAAGGCACGCTGCTGGTGAGCGAAAGCGGGATCAACAGCCACGCCGATCTCCAGCGCCTGGCCACCTGCGGCGCCCGCACCTTCCTCGTGGGCGAGAGCCTCATGCGCCAGCCCGATATCGAGGCTGCCACCCGCACCCTGCTGTTCGGCTGA
- a CDS encoding aminodeoxychorismate/anthranilate synthase component II, which translates to MILVIDNYDSFTWNLVHYIMELGAEVEVVRNDALSAGQAITSGAQGFLISPGPCTPNEAGISLDLVGAAADAKLPLLGVCLGHQAIGQHFGGSVVRGGLMHGKTSPVTHDDSGVFAGIPTPFTATRYHSLIVEDIPGSLQVNARSDDGHVMGFRHAELPIHGVQFHPESIATEHGHAMLANFLKLCGIDAKLPERLDA; encoded by the coding sequence ATGATCCTGGTCATCGACAACTACGACAGCTTCACCTGGAACCTGGTCCACTACATCATGGAACTGGGTGCGGAAGTGGAGGTCGTGCGCAACGATGCCCTGTCCGCCGGCCAGGCGATCACCAGCGGCGCACAGGGGTTCCTCATCTCGCCCGGGCCCTGCACGCCCAACGAGGCAGGTATCAGCCTCGACCTCGTCGGCGCTGCGGCTGACGCTAAGCTGCCCCTCCTCGGCGTGTGCCTGGGCCACCAAGCGATCGGCCAGCACTTCGGCGGCAGCGTCGTGCGCGGCGGGCTGATGCATGGCAAGACCTCGCCGGTCACCCACGACGACAGCGGCGTCTTTGCCGGCATCCCGACGCCATTCACCGCCACCCGCTACCACTCGCTGATCGTCGAGGACATTCCGGGAAGCCTGCAGGTCAATGCCCGCTCAGACGATGGCCATGTCATGGGCTTTCGCCATGCCGAACTGCCGATCCACGGCGTGCAGTTCCATCCCGAAAGCATCGCCACCGAGCACGGCCACGCCATGCTCGCAAACTTCCTGAAGCTCTGCGGCATCGACGCCAAGCTGCCCGAACGCCTCGACGCATGA
- a CDS encoding anthranilate synthase component I family protein: MWKRLVADTETPVGAALKLFEPERGDFLLESVEGGETRGRYSLLGLDPDLVFRADRDGCSVNRAWQADRGAFSPLSGGSLVELRALVEACRIDVPAELPKALACLVGYFGYETIGLVETLPRAAQSALELPDMLFVRPSLILVFDRLSDELFCVAPIWPERVGASPETAITAAEERIDEALRRLARPVPATAPLANEVEPERTPVMAPEDYKAMVLRAKEYISAGDIFQVVLAQRFTCPFPLPPIALYRALRRVNPSPFLYFLDLPGFALIGSSPEILVRVRDGEVTIRPIAGTRPRGATPAEDRANEASLLADPKERAEHLMLLDLGRNDVGRVAAAGTVEVTDSYMVEHYSHVMHIVSNVTGRLDTAKHDAIDAVFAGFPAGTVSGAPKVRACEVIAELEPETRGAYAGGVGYFAPDGSVDSCIVLRTGVLKDGVLHVQAGAGIVADSDPASEQRECEAKSGALFAAAREAIRVAGEPAFGQ; the protein is encoded by the coding sequence GTGTGGAAGCGCCTGGTTGCCGACACCGAGACACCTGTGGGCGCCGCCCTCAAGCTGTTCGAACCCGAGCGCGGCGACTTCCTGCTGGAATCGGTCGAAGGCGGCGAGACGCGCGGGCGCTACAGCTTGCTAGGGCTCGATCCCGATCTGGTGTTCCGCGCCGACCGCGACGGCTGTTCGGTGAACCGCGCGTGGCAGGCCGATCGCGGGGCTTTCTCGCCCTTGTCCGGCGGCAGCCTAGTGGAACTGCGCGCATTGGTGGAAGCCTGTCGCATCGATGTGCCGGCCGAGCTGCCCAAGGCGCTGGCGTGTCTCGTCGGCTACTTCGGCTACGAGACGATCGGCCTTGTCGAAACGCTGCCCCGCGCCGCGCAGAGCGCGCTCGAGCTGCCCGACATGCTGTTCGTGCGCCCGTCGCTTATCCTGGTATTCGACCGCCTGAGCGACGAGCTGTTCTGCGTCGCCCCGATCTGGCCCGAGCGCGTTGGAGCTAGTCCGGAGACGGCGATCACCGCGGCGGAGGAGCGCATCGACGAAGCCCTGCGTCGCCTTGCGCGGCCGGTGCCCGCCACCGCGCCGCTGGCGAACGAGGTCGAGCCCGAACGTACCCCGGTGATGGCGCCCGAGGACTACAAGGCCATGGTCCTGCGCGCCAAGGAGTACATCTCTGCGGGGGATATCTTCCAGGTCGTGCTCGCTCAGCGTTTCACTTGCCCGTTCCCGCTGCCGCCGATTGCGCTCTATCGCGCGCTGCGCCGGGTGAACCCCTCGCCCTTCCTCTACTTCCTCGACTTGCCCGGCTTCGCGCTGATCGGCTCCAGTCCCGAGATCCTGGTGCGCGTGCGCGATGGCGAGGTCACCATCCGCCCGATCGCCGGCACCCGCCCGCGTGGCGCGACGCCGGCCGAGGACCGCGCCAACGAAGCCAGCCTGCTCGCCGATCCCAAGGAGCGCGCCGAGCACCTGATGCTTCTCGACCTGGGCCGCAACGACGTCGGCCGTGTGGCCGCGGCAGGCACGGTGGAAGTGACCGACAGCTACATGGTCGAGCACTACAGCCACGTCATGCACATCGTCTCGAACGTGACCGGGCGCCTCGACACTGCGAAACACGATGCGATCGATGCGGTATTCGCTGGCTTCCCCGCCGGCACCGTCTCGGGCGCGCCTAAAGTGCGCGCCTGCGAAGTCATCGCCGAACTCGAGCCCGAGACGCGCGGGGCGTATGCCGGCGGCGTCGGCTACTTCGCGCCCGACGGCTCGGTCGATTCGTGCATCGTCCTGCGCACCGGCGTGCTCAAGGACGGCGTGCTCCACGTCCAGGCCGGCGCGGGCATCGTCGCCGACAGCGATCCGGCCTCCGAGCAGCGCGAGTGCGAAGCGAAGTCTGGCGCGCTCTTCGCCGCCGCCCGCGAAGCCATCCGCGTCGCGGGGGAACCCGCGTTCGGGCAGTAG
- a CDS encoding peptidylprolyl isomerase, whose translation MLHFFRTLIKSKIGAIVAIVVLGVIALSFVAGDIGGNRSLGGAGSGVIAEVGGEDITSADLNREANDALQRVRQQDANLSMAGLVARGGLQILLNDLVDLNALYAFGKDHGVIAGDRLIDSELQRAGALQPNAIPRQSVATRLVARQLLSPAEYGAVMPRELAWRYGQLLGERRIGSVAVLPALSFAPEKAPSTAQLSNYYKAHTSTFIRPERRVIRFTTFGPDVVKNVPAPTDAEIAKRYEANKALYAALERRAVTQLVVPTEAAAKAIVAEVTGGKTLEASAAQKGLAAAKVGPLSKQDFTAQSSAAVADAVFAAPKGQLVTARSPLGWYVVRVEAIDQRAGRSLEEVKGEIATALAADKRRSVISDFVAKVEEQFEGGANLPEVAKNLGLQVQTTPPLTADGAVYNQPGAAISPALKPVLKTAFTMAENEPQVAEAEPGKTFVLYDVTAVAPSAPAPFNEIVQDVKVAYALDIGAATAKAQALAIQAAVRKGEKLDAAIAKIGKKLPPIERVGMTRPELAQIQRSGRQVPPPVRLLFAMARGTVKVQEAPQKRGWFVVVLDSIEPGKIDRNDPSIANAQRELGKVAGGEYAETLRKAITKSVGVKRNEAALAALRDELSGKSAE comes from the coding sequence ATGCTCCATTTCTTCCGCACCCTCATCAAGTCGAAGATCGGCGCCATCGTGGCGATCGTCGTGCTCGGCGTGATCGCGCTGTCGTTCGTCGCCGGCGACATCGGCGGCAATCGTAGCCTGGGCGGTGCAGGCAGCGGCGTCATCGCAGAAGTGGGCGGGGAGGACATCACCTCGGCCGACCTCAATCGCGAGGCGAACGACGCCTTGCAGCGGGTGCGCCAGCAGGACGCCAACCTGTCGATGGCCGGCCTGGTTGCCCGCGGTGGCCTCCAGATCCTGCTGAACGACCTCGTCGACCTCAATGCGCTCTACGCGTTCGGCAAGGACCATGGCGTCATCGCCGGCGACCGGCTGATCGACAGCGAGTTGCAGCGTGCAGGCGCCTTGCAGCCCAACGCCATCCCGCGCCAGTCGGTGGCGACGCGCCTGGTTGCACGCCAGCTGCTCTCGCCGGCCGAATACGGCGCCGTCATGCCTCGCGAACTGGCCTGGCGCTATGGCCAGCTGCTGGGCGAGCGGCGCATCGGCTCCGTCGCCGTGCTGCCCGCCCTCAGCTTCGCGCCGGAAAAGGCACCAAGCACGGCACAGCTGTCGAATTACTACAAGGCGCACACCAGCACCTTCATCCGCCCCGAGCGCCGCGTGATCCGCTTCACGACGTTCGGCCCCGACGTGGTGAAGAACGTGCCGGCGCCGACCGATGCGGAAATCGCCAAGAGGTACGAGGCCAACAAGGCGCTCTATGCCGCGCTGGAGCGCCGCGCCGTCACCCAGCTCGTCGTTCCGACAGAGGCCGCAGCCAAGGCGATCGTCGCCGAGGTCACCGGTGGCAAGACGCTGGAGGCCTCCGCTGCGCAGAAGGGACTCGCCGCCGCCAAGGTCGGTCCGTTGAGCAAGCAGGACTTCACCGCCCAGTCCTCCGCAGCGGTGGCCGATGCGGTGTTTGCCGCTCCCAAGGGCCAGCTCGTTACGGCGCGCAGCCCGCTGGGCTGGTACGTCGTGCGGGTCGAAGCGATCGACCAGCGCGCCGGCCGCTCCCTCGAAGAGGTCAAGGGCGAGATCGCGACTGCGCTCGCCGCCGACAAGCGCCGCAGCGTGATCAGCGATTTCGTCGCCAAGGTCGAAGAACAGTTCGAAGGTGGCGCCAACTTGCCCGAGGTCGCCAAGAACCTCGGCCTGCAAGTGCAGACCACACCTCCGCTGACGGCCGATGGCGCGGTCTACAACCAGCCCGGGGCCGCAATCTCGCCAGCGCTCAAGCCCGTACTCAAGACCGCTTTCACCATGGCGGAGAACGAACCGCAGGTGGCCGAGGCGGAGCCGGGCAAGACGTTCGTGCTCTATGACGTGACCGCGGTTGCGCCTTCCGCGCCGGCGCCGTTCAACGAGATCGTGCAGGACGTGAAGGTCGCCTATGCGCTCGATATCGGTGCGGCGACGGCCAAGGCACAGGCGCTGGCGATCCAGGCTGCCGTGCGTAAGGGTGAGAAGCTCGACGCCGCGATCGCCAAGATCGGCAAGAAGCTTCCGCCGATCGAACGTGTCGGCATGACCCGGCCCGAGCTCGCGCAGATCCAGCGCTCGGGCCGCCAGGTGCCGCCGCCGGTGCGCCTGCTATTCGCCATGGCCCGCGGTACCGTGAAGGTGCAGGAAGCGCCGCAGAAGCGTGGCTGGTTCGTGGTCGTGCTCGACAGCATCGAGCCCGGCAAGATCGATCGCAACGATCCCTCGATCGCCAATGCCCAGCGTGAGCTCGGCAAGGTGGCGGGCGGGGAATATGCCGAGACGCTGCGCAAGGCGATCACCAAGAGCGTCGGCGTCAAGCGCAACGAGGCGGCTTTGGCAGCCCTGCGCGACGAGCTCTCCGGCAAGAGCGCCGAGTGA
- the trpD gene encoding anthranilate phosphoribosyltransferase — translation MSVLTTPTVAETEELFGRMLDGDMHDAEITEVLLGMSDRKETAEDIAGAVLAMRARMIPVAAPANAIDVCGTGGDGQHSLNVSTAVAIVVAACGVPVAKHGNRAASSKAGGADTLEALGLDLDRASERAEETLADMGLAFLFAQKHHPALARIAPIRKAIGKRTIFNLTGPLANPAGVTRQLVGVANPVYVPIYRDAMAMVGTGAALVVGGEEGLDELSIDGASVVAALNCADVATRITPADAGLASHPLEELRGGDAAYNAAALRRLLDGEPGAYRDAVLFNAAAALILAGEASDWRDGVEEAAEIIDKGLAKSLLDCWIQTTSS, via the coding sequence ATGAGCGTCCTGACCACGCCCACCGTCGCCGAAACCGAAGAGCTGTTCGGGCGCATGCTCGACGGCGACATGCACGATGCCGAGATCACCGAAGTGCTGCTCGGCATGTCGGACCGCAAGGAAACTGCCGAGGACATCGCGGGTGCCGTGCTCGCCATGCGTGCGCGGATGATCCCGGTGGCGGCGCCCGCCAACGCGATCGACGTCTGCGGCACCGGCGGCGATGGCCAGCACAGCCTCAACGTATCAACGGCCGTCGCGATCGTCGTGGCGGCGTGCGGCGTGCCGGTTGCGAAGCACGGCAACCGCGCGGCCTCGTCCAAGGCTGGCGGCGCCGACACGCTGGAAGCACTCGGCCTCGACCTCGACCGCGCCAGCGAGCGAGCGGAGGAGACGCTGGCAGACATGGGCCTGGCGTTCCTGTTCGCGCAAAAGCACCATCCCGCGCTCGCCCGTATCGCTCCGATCCGCAAGGCCATTGGCAAGCGCACCATCTTCAACCTGACCGGTCCGCTCGCCAACCCGGCCGGCGTAACCCGCCAACTCGTCGGCGTCGCCAACCCCGTCTACGTCCCGATCTATCGCGATGCGATGGCGATGGTCGGCACTGGCGCCGCCCTCGTCGTCGGCGGCGAAGAGGGCCTGGATGAGCTCTCGATCGATGGCGCCAGCGTCGTCGCCGCTCTCAATTGTGCCGACGTCGCAACCCGCATCACCCCGGCTGACGCCGGTCTCGCCAGCCACCCGCTGGAGGAACTGCGCGGCGGCGACGCTGCCTACAACGCAGCCGCCCTGCGCCGATTGCTCGATGGCGAGCCCGGCGCCTATCGCGACGCGGTGCTGTTCAACGCCGCCGCCGCGCTGATCCTGGCGGGCGAGGCAAGCGACTGGCGCGATGGTGTCGAGGAGGCCGCCGAGATCATCGACAAAGGGCTCGCCAAGTCGCTGCTCGACTGCTGGATCCAGACCACCTCCAGCTAA
- a CDS encoding CTP synthase: protein MARHIFITGGVVSSLGKGLMAASLAALLQARGFKVRIRKFDPYLNVDPGTMSPYQHGEVYVTDDGAETDLDLGHYERFTGVSAHQGDNITSGRIYRDIIAKERRGDYLGATVQVIPHVTDAIKQFAQADTDDLDFVLCEIGGTVGDIESLPFIEALRQLRNELGREQTCFVHVTLVPYIAAAGELKTKPTQHSVRELTGLGIQPDILLCRCERPLPENERAKIALFCNVRREAVIPALDAPNIYSVPLQYHAEGLDAEVLHHFGMTAPAPPLARWTEIVDRYQNPEGEVTIGVVGKYVGLPDAYKSLNEALLHGGIANKVKVHINWIDAEIFEREDKSEIAALLEPMHGILVPGGFGERGTEGKIASVRFARERQVPFFGICLGMQMACIEGARAAGIADASSTEFGETNEPVVGIITEWMSKDGLQQRAAGGDLGGTMRVGAYPAELTGNSRVASIYGASQISERHRHRYEVNGTYREALEGNGLIFSGMSPDGLLPEIVERPDHPWFIGVQFHPELKSKPFEPHPLFAGFIEAAVQQARLV, encoded by the coding sequence ATGGCGCGGCATATTTTCATCACCGGCGGCGTGGTCTCCTCGCTGGGCAAGGGCCTCATGGCGGCGAGCCTGGCGGCGCTGCTGCAAGCGCGCGGATTCAAGGTCCGCATTCGCAAGTTCGATCCCTATCTGAACGTCGATCCTGGCACGATGAGCCCGTACCAGCACGGCGAAGTCTACGTCACCGATGATGGTGCCGAAACCGATCTCGACCTTGGCCACTATGAGCGCTTCACCGGCGTGTCGGCGCACCAGGGCGACAACATCACCTCGGGCCGCATCTACCGCGACATCATCGCCAAGGAGCGCCGCGGCGATTACCTCGGCGCGACCGTCCAGGTGATCCCGCACGTCACCGACGCCATCAAGCAGTTCGCGCAGGCCGACACCGATGACCTCGACTTCGTTCTGTGCGAGATCGGCGGCACCGTAGGCGACATCGAGAGCCTGCCGTTCATCGAGGCGCTCCGCCAGCTGCGAAACGAACTAGGGCGCGAGCAGACTTGCTTCGTGCACGTGACGCTGGTGCCTTACATCGCCGCTGCGGGCGAGCTGAAGACCAAGCCGACGCAGCACTCGGTGCGCGAGCTGACCGGCTTGGGCATCCAGCCCGACATCCTGCTGTGTCGCTGCGAGCGTCCGCTGCCCGAGAACGAGCGCGCAAAGATCGCGCTGTTCTGCAACGTGCGGCGCGAGGCGGTGATCCCCGCGCTCGACGCGCCCAACATCTACTCGGTGCCGCTCCAGTACCATGCCGAGGGGCTGGATGCGGAGGTGCTGCACCACTTCGGGATGACGGCGCCCGCCCCGCCGCTCGCGCGCTGGACCGAGATCGTCGATCGCTACCAGAACCCCGAGGGCGAGGTGACGATCGGCGTCGTCGGCAAGTACGTCGGCCTGCCCGATGCCTACAAGTCGCTGAACGAGGCGCTGCTCCACGGCGGGATCGCCAACAAGGTGAAGGTCCATATCAACTGGATCGACGCCGAGATCTTCGAGCGTGAGGACAAATCCGAGATCGCCGCGCTGCTCGAGCCAATGCACGGCATCCTCGTACCCGGCGGTTTTGGCGAGCGTGGCACCGAGGGCAAGATCGCCAGCGTCCGTTTCGCGCGCGAGCGACAGGTGCCGTTCTTCGGCATTTGCCTAGGCATGCAGATGGCCTGCATCGAAGGCGCGCGCGCGGCGGGAATCGCCGATGCCTCGTCCACCGAGTTCGGGGAGACCAACGAGCCGGTGGTCGGCATCATCACCGAGTGGATGAGCAAGGACGGCCTGCAGCAGCGAGCCGCCGGCGGTGACCTTGGCGGCACGATGCGCGTCGGCGCCTATCCGGCCGAGCTGACCGGCAACAGCCGCGTCGCGTCGATCTATGGCGCCTCGCAGATCTCGGAGCGCCACCGCCACCGCTACGAAGTGAACGGCACCTATCGAGAGGCGCTTGAAGGCAATGGGCTGATCTTCTCGGGCATGTCACCCGATGGCCTGCTGCCCGAGATCGTCGAGCGGCCGGACCATCCCTGGTTCATCGGCGTGCAGTTCCATCCGGAACTGAAGAGCAAGCCCTTCGAGCCGCATCCGCTGTTCGCCGGGTTCATCGAAGCAGCCGTACAGCAGGCGCGTCTGGTCTGA
- the moaC gene encoding cyclic pyranopterin monophosphate synthase MoaC translates to MSKSLTHIDAEGTARMVDVGAKAETQRLAVASGRIRMSAEALAAIRAGDAPKGDVLGTARIAGIMAAKRTGDLIPMCHPLAIDAVNLDFAFEDDAVRATATVSLTGRTGVEMEAITAVTIALVTVYDMAKALDKAMVIEGVRLIEKRGGKSGHWRAPSA, encoded by the coding sequence ATGAGCAAGTCGCTGACCCACATCGACGCCGAAGGCACTGCGCGCATGGTCGACGTCGGCGCCAAGGCTGAAACGCAGCGCCTCGCAGTCGCTTCGGGGCGCATCCGCATGAGCGCCGAGGCGCTTGCCGCCATCCGCGCTGGCGACGCGCCCAAGGGCGATGTGCTGGGCACTGCCCGGATCGCCGGAATCATGGCCGCCAAGCGCACCGGGGATCTCATTCCCATGTGTCACCCTCTGGCGATCGACGCGGTCAATCTCGACTTCGCCTTCGAGGATGACGCCGTGCGCGCGACCGCCACCGTTTCGCTGACGGGTAGGACGGGCGTCGAGATGGAGGCGATCACCGCCGTCACCATCGCGCTCGTCACCGTCTACGACATGGCGAAGGCGCTCGACAAAGCGATGGTAATCGAAGGCGTGCGCCTGATCGAGAAGCGCGGCGGCAAGTCGGGCCACTGGCGCGCACCGTCAGCATGA
- a CDS encoding phosphodiester glycosidase family protein produces MLALALAACSDPQPKAAAKAPPPPPCSSATFEGTPLTHCIADPALHTIRIVLGPKGKPYRSLSELAVALGPKSSQVAFAMNGGMFDEAGLPIGYYVENGTRTHALNRNEGWGNFHLQPNGVFFGTGTRWEVRTAADFESHVGHRPQFGTQSGPMLVIAGKLHPRIDNDGPSQKLRNAVGVDKQGRAHFVISEAPISFGKLARYFRDELHTPNALFLDGSVSSLWDPRMGRVDGGPPLGPLIVVEKKLIVGEKRAKAHP; encoded by the coding sequence ATGCTCGCTCTCGCGCTTGCCGCCTGCAGCGACCCGCAGCCCAAAGCCGCTGCCAAGGCCCCGCCGCCGCCACCCTGCTCCAGCGCGACGTTCGAGGGCACTCCGCTCACGCACTGCATCGCAGACCCGGCGCTGCACACCATTCGCATCGTGCTCGGGCCCAAGGGCAAGCCATACCGCAGCCTGTCCGAACTCGCCGTCGCGCTTGGGCCCAAGTCGAGCCAGGTGGCCTTCGCCATGAACGGCGGCATGTTCGACGAAGCGGGCCTGCCGATCGGCTACTACGTCGAGAACGGGACACGCACCCACGCGCTCAATCGCAACGAGGGCTGGGGCAACTTCCACCTCCAGCCCAATGGCGTGTTCTTCGGCACCGGCACCCGCTGGGAAGTCCGCACCGCGGCCGACTTCGAGAGCCACGTCGGGCATCGTCCCCAGTTCGGCACCCAATCCGGCCCGATGCTGGTGATCGCCGGCAAGCTGCACCCGCGCATCGACAACGATGGCCCCTCGCAGAAGCTGCGCAACGCTGTCGGCGTCGACAAGCAGGGCCGCGCGCACTTCGTCATCAGCGAGGCGCCGATCTCCTTCGGCAAGCTCGCCCGCTACTTCCGCGACGAGCTGCACACACCCAACGCCCTCTTCCTCGACGGTAGCGTCTCCTCGCTCTGGGATCCGCGCATGGGCCGCGTCGACGGCGGCCCGCCGCTAGGCCCCCTGATCGTCGTGGAGAAAAAGTTGATCGTCGGCGAGAAAAGGGCGAAGGCACACCCATGA